The genomic region CTTCaaaacatattatatatttatgtaattaATTAGCTTGGTGTCTAGGGTTTATATGATATTAACTtttgattatatatatgtaacaTACATATGAAGTCAACTTTTAAGGAACCCATAGTTTGAATGACATGATACAATAGACCATTAACTGTTTACTGGCATAGAGAAGTCAAGCTTTCCATGTGGTTATATAACATAATGAGTGCAACATGGCCATATCAAATTTGATTAACAActacttaattaattataattaatattatatagaaCAAGACAAGTAGTTATAAGGATGAACAACACTACAGGTTAGGCGGCTCCATTAATTAGTTATTTGTCACGACAAAttcgaagaagaaaaaataaacaatgatGGTGCTTAAGCCTTAAATATGTATATTGTAGTTGTACAATTGTCTTATTTCATGTTACATAGTGAAAAATAGATTGATTAATGAGATAAATTGTATGTTATGtataaaaaactaattaatgcAATGGTTTGGACGGTTTCAAAGTTTAGTTAACATACTCATAATCTAGGATCTTTCGGGGCAAATCAAGCAAGGGGCCTCTAGGAAAACTTGTTCTTGACAATATATCGGAAATGTTAGAATTTCTCAGTTTCTCATCTCCTTCTCTACTCCCTGAAGCTAGATGAGTGCTCACAAAGCAAAAGCTTGTTTCATGTAACCGAAACCTAACAGAAACCGAACCCTGCATGCACATCATCATTTTGAAAGAggaaaattaattaagattaaaaaaaatgtaatgttTCTTTTGATATTATTCTAGTTTTTAGATCATATATAATCTTGGACTCTAAAATATCGATCATGAGGCTACAATATTACAAAGTACCGATATTCTGCCACTTAAAATCTTTAAATTCAATCCCTAAGTATTGTAACATAAGTACGTGATAATAAGTACCACGTACCTTATTTCCTAGGCATCCCATGATCCCACAACCAACACAGGAGACACTTGGATTCCGAATAAATGGACACAGATTACTTCGAATCCAAACTGATACTAGAATCCCCACCATTTGCTTGCTTATAATACAGTAGAAGTGTGGATCTTTAATATTGTTGCGTCTATTCTTGTTTAAAGCTTCTCTGATCAAGGAATTCCATTTCATGCAGATCTTACTATTCTCCGATCCTAGAACATTGGAGGCTTTCAGAGGAACGATTTCTTGAAACCTGAACATCATGGAAATTTACTTGGACCATGAGTAATTAAAACAACTTTGAGTTATagtttttctaaattattatgAAATTATGTAAGTACCCAAAAACATAGATGTCACAGGACGTGTCAATCAAATCCTCCATATTCATATCTTCTTGTGGTTCCACCCCACCAATATTCCACGTACTAACAAAAACCCTAGATGAAGAGAAAACCATACGTATGAGATGTATGAAAatacattttattaaaaagacACGCACCAATTGAAGTACTAATCATGGTGGACCAGGGAAAACTATATCGAGATCGAGTTGGTAAATACATACTTGTACTTGTGTGTGCTAGTGTCCTTCTGCTGATTGAAGACGGTGGACGTAGGGTTTGAAGACGGTTGATCATCGCTTGGTGTTTCCAGCACTAATCCTTCCGAGACATCGTTGCTTGGAAAATCTGCTACAAAGTTGTTGCTTCCCATTTGCTTTCTCAGAATCTTGTTTGCCACTAATCTAGGCCACATCACCTAATTAAGGGAAACATAACAGATATTAATATTGTTGTATGCATGTTTatccatgtatatttgtttatattctGTATGTATAGATGTATTTATGGATGAGGAAAAATATCAACGGGATATCTAAGAGAAGAAGGTGCTCACTCCTCCTTGCTTTCTAGCCATGGACAGAGGGAAAGAGGCGAAGAGTTTAAGTATTTGATGCTAGAGAGGGAAGGAGAAAAGGTCGGATAGAGAATGCCAAAACAGATAAAAAGAAATGGCAGAGAGATAATCATGCATGCTGTGAGATCACTGCAAGTTGGGGTTGTTTGGAGGATCAGTTGCTACTAACTATAGCGACGTGGATGGTTTCAAGGATAGAGAATGCAGCAATCGTTAAAAAGAAGTGGCTGCATTGCTTGTCtaccaatatatatattatttgagagagagagagagagagagagagagagagagagagagtacagaGAAAACATGGGTCTCTGCACGCATGAATTTTATCTGTTTTCTTAAGGCATAACATGAAGGATATGTTTTTACAGAGTTGTTTAAGCAAGGGTGCATGCAAGTGGGCGTGGTCCATATCACCATTATGGAAAACAGACGATCAGCAACAGTAAaagaaaccctttttttttcttctaacgtGTCAACCGCTTACTGGCTATCAAAATGTCCTCATCTGGACATATACTTCTCATTTAAGCTGGATCATCACTTCTCTATATGTTGCTGCTGATTCACAGCTAGCTGGTATTTGACATCCTCTAAACTAAAGCTCACGTAATATATAACATGGAATTTATAAAGTTTGATTACTTTTTACTAATAACGAATTCTCCATGTCAACTTTGCCCCGGTTTTTAGAATAATATTCTTTATCTCGTCCAATTATAAATCTCTCTGGCATACATATGTCAACATACTAATGTATTTGGTGAAGTAGCTAACTGACCCAGTCGAATGTAATGATCTCCGAGTTTGGTTTGTGTTGGAAAATAAGAAtgcgtttttgttttctaagtgaGCGAgcaatttaatttgtttttattctctttttttttttttgtcaaatagtTTGTTATTGTGTTAGGGTATTTTATATATTAAGGTTTTCCAGAGACATAATTAAGGAGTATGTctccttttctattttctacTAAGGTTAGATTGCTTTCCTATTAGTTTCAGGTTTTCTAGAGATATAAGGAGTATGTCTCCTTTCCTCTTAGTTTCAGAATTAGGTCTTTATAAATACACCTTTAACTTAGTATAAAAATTAATACGTTATAAGATATAGCATTTTAGTTATGTAGTCGTTTTGACAATAAATATACCTTTGTTGTAGTCAATAAATTTAGAATCAGAGTTTGTAATTCTTTTCTAGCCCTTCGTTTTGTTAACAGTTTGGCCTAGCTAGTAGTTTTGGCGAGCAAGGCAGCTTTTCTTGTGGCTGCGGGTAAAAACCTAATTGGATTCAATTATAATTTGTGAAGATATGTTATTTAATTTGCAAGAAGTCATATACATACTTTTCATTTGCAACTAAAAAAAGATGGCTTCTAATCcccctccaaaaaaaaaaaaaaaatcaatcaaattaatGTTTCATATGAaaatggatatatatatatatatatatatatatatatatatatatatttgtttcacatataggcaCTAAGAAGACACATCCAAAAAAAGTACTGTTGACTCTCTCATTGATAACACAAATATGTTTCCAAAAAGCTGATTTAAAGGTATATGATCTGATATATTCGGCTAGCTGGAATATCATACCAGGGATGGCTCAGCCCCAGAGCATGCAATATGCAAGTCGTTGGTAGACTAGTAAGTCCAGTTTTTCCAGAGCCGCCGGCAGAAAATCACAAGTTGGTGTATGAACAAATTAAATGGCTTTAAAATTAATGGTACGTGATCATCGACTAGTATCTTAACCTAACATTGAAAGGCGCCTTCcaatttttaagtatttattttcGTAGTGTATAGTATACTTTCCAGCGATCACACTGCAACTTGTTTACAAAGATTCCAATTTAATTCATCCGGAGAAATCAGCCATTTTAACACCTCCAATCAAATAGAAAAATTTGTATATTTTAACACCACTAATTATATATACTCGTTAAAGTTAAACTATCGTTCTCAAATAATATTAATTAGTTTATAATTTACACACCATACGAATTGGAGGGATTTGATAGGCACTAATGACAGCCACAGAAAGCAAACCACCAATCCAATTTCTTATTTGGATGGCGAGCTAAATGTTTCCAATAAAAATgtcatatttttatcatattaaAAAGGACACAATATTTTAGTCTGTGTTATTTCTGAATGTTTTTGTCTGTGTTCTTGTAGCTCCGCGACTTTGTATTTAGTTAATATGATCTCCTAATGATAGATATTAATTATTAGCATATGCGCTCATAATtgttatatataatatactaTTTGATGGTGAGATATTTGGCAATTGGGCACAACAAGCTAGTCACGATCGGCCCGATTCAAGTTAATTTTACGTGATGCGTGCTTAGCTAAGCAACTTCATCTGATCAGCTTGAAATTAGTAAATTACATGCATCTCACAGGTACAATAACACGTCATAGGGTTTTCAATCCAAAATTCCTTGAAAACTTACTatttctgtttattttaatgtttagttttttaagcctagtttgtTAATAataagtgcatttttgctcGCCACCATTTAGTGTGGTATGTGCTCGCCACCTTATTTGTCACCGTTAGATAAGTATGAATTTTAAGATTTGTGCCTATCCACTACACAAATATCGAAATTCAAACTCGTCTAACGATAATAAATAGGGTGATGAGCATACACCATACTAAAAGATGATGAGCAAAAAGGGTATTGTTTTCTTGCTCAGTTGGGTGAAGTTAGTTTTCTATATGTATGATACTTTATAACTCTATAGAATAACAAGCTAGTCATGTTGTAATCTTACgatttatagccatttcattattcttgttttgtttagtaATATTTCATATTCCATTATTTTTTCAACTTGGTATCATAATAGGTTTGATTCTTAGGGTTTAATCTGCTTTAATTGGTATCAGTTTGTTGGTCGGTGCTTAAGTTTGCGAAAATTCTTCGTTTTCATTTCTTGTCAATTAGGTTTGTGTTGGTTAGACctagattttgtttttgttgggaaaaaaaaaagaaaaaaagaagaagagagattgGATAATCGTGAAAATTTGATGAACCCCGCATCCAAGGACGGAGCTAGTGTAGGCCTATGGGCGGATGCCCCcactcatttaaaaaaaaagtatggtTACGTTCCAATTCTCAATAACCAGCTCTAAACTAGTCTACCGTTTTGGATCCCAAATGCCCTACATGataacaatttaattaacaattaatttaattgtgCCTCCCTGTTTTTCTAACCCTAGGTCGTtaatccacacaaaactcatccCACCATGTACGGCAAAGCAATTCCAGTCCCTAACTTCTCCAGATTTTTCCTCCCCTTTCATTCAACCAAAACTCAATTGAATTTGGAGTGTTATAGACAGTTGGAGTTCAAGTAATCAATTATCAAAATTTAACACAAGAATTTTACTCCACAAGGTATTTTATACGactttaattcattaatttgtttttggcatttcAATTTAGAATTTAGCTTTCTAATTTAGAGATCAATGGATGAATAATAAActgattatttttatataaagagaTATTTAATGGTATTGGTAATGATATTGTTATGCAACGctttcaaaacatgaaaacgatTCGAGGAATATTGTAATATGTTGTATGAAAAACTTTATGGATTACTATATTGGTGTTTTATTCAATAAATTcttaagatttttaattgtaaCTTTGTTGTTTAAGGATGCGCCTGCTCATACAAATTTTTGACTTCGTCTCTGCCCGCATCTGTTCCGCATCGGACTCGGCTCACCATCTGGACCGTTGAACCACCATCAAACATCAGCACGCACATCCATCTGCATCTGCACCCACACAGACCTGCATGGCCTGCTTCTGCTCCAGATtgtattgagtttttttttttcgaatttgcATATTGGTTTGTTGCACAACGACGACTCCCggaggaaggaaaaggaaaaagagaaaaaaaaaagaaagaagggaaaggaacaagacaaaaaaaaaaggtttggttTTTTGAGGCCACACGGCAAGGAGAAGAAATTAGttagtgttttaagtttttgggtttggAAGCCTGTTACTCAAATGCAAGATCACTCTCGAGTGTTCAGATTTGTGACCACTCAAGAGCATTCGAGTAACGTTGTaaacgtgataaattgaattttttgctTGTTTGTTCAAAACTTCGCACTTACATTGGAAGTTTGCACTAGTACTTGTACTGACATTAGAATCTTGCACTTGCACTGTTGGATTCATTGGGAATTCGCATTAGACGTTAGCATAAAGAAGCTTCAATCCACATCTCTATGTTGGCAAACTCATGTCATGTAGCGCGAATTTGAGGGGTGTTGAAAAATATTAGTGTTTAggtttattttaatgttttgtttattggtCCTAGGCCGTTATTATTAAGGTTTTGTTTCATTGCATATTAGGGTTAggttagttttttttcttctgtatatatatatttgatactTTATAACTCTATATATAGAATAACAAGTTAGTCACGATGTAGTCATACAAGTTTTATAATCGTTTGAGCATTCTTGTTTATTTCATAATATTCTTTAGTTTCATATTTTGTCGTTCGTGTGTTTGCTTGTTTATTTGTATGTGCACTCTAATTTTCAACAAACCAAaccattaaaatttataataatttcctAATCTTGTCCTATGAACTACGAAGGTAAATGTCTCacatgaaaatataaaaaaacattaCAAAGATTTGTAAGAAGTAGAGTTACTCTTCCAATTACatatcaattgattttatggtatcaAACCTCAACATTCGAGTAAAGAGTCATGCTAGCTAACAGTTTCATTTTGCAATCGATACAAAAATGTGCACATGTTGTGCTTAtggattattttattttattttttcaaaatgcaATGACCAATAGTGGTCAGATTGGTCACATTGCTtaattcaatttataaattaaatgactACTAATACCGACATATCAATTGGCTAACATAGGCGAAATATATAAATGTAGCCTAAAACATGTTATTTTATGAACTTTATTAGAGGAATCGAATATGCACATTTCAAACAATTGGTTGGCTCTGAATTTGCCGTCTATCCAATACTTTGCCATTGCGTATTTGAACGGATCACATAATTAATGGGATGACTaatataaaactaaacactaattTGAAAATTAGTGCACAGAGTATATATTAATTAGGTAGACGTATCGcacatattatatatgtatcaaGATTAACAAGATTAATGAAGATTAAGATGCaattaatttaacaaacatGTTCTTAAACAAATCCTGCAACTTGCTCGAGGGAAGGACTCATTACTTAGGAAACCTAGCAAATCAAATgagagttaaaaaaaatatgccgCAGATTGAAGATGATTGGTCGATGCTAAGTACTTTCTAGCTAAACAGTTActttaagtgatgacgtggtgTCGGTTAACCAACCTTGAATGCTAATTTGTTCGACTTTAAATAACTTAATTCCACTTTCTAAAAATTAAGCATCATCCATGATGCATACATGTTGATATTTATGGTATAGATTTGAGGACCACTGGGACTTGACAgtcattttatctttttattagttttcaacGTCTTTGATTGGCTGCAACTTAATTGTATTTTAATACTTGATTTTGGATGTTTACTTGGTTTTGACCATTAATTAATTGTGGTAAATTTATTCACACTAACGTCCACGAAATTGGTTATCAAGTTTTTCATGCATACGcgttttcttccaattttcaGCGTTATTCTATATAATTGATTGTTTAATGTATAATTAGACGTTGTCTATGGTCAAAGAGAGTTTATTGAGGTGGTAAGAATCATTTTATTCACTAAACTAAAATCTAGGTTCGAGTTCCACTGCTGACAATCTCTCTTGTTTAGTGATCtctaagaataaaaaaaagtgcCTAAGACTTCATCTGAAAGTCCGTAAAGAGACTTGTGGTATGTCTTGATTGTAGATAAGATAGTCTCTCCCTCCCCTTGAACTTTTAGCAGAAAAAAATATAGGTTGTTTATTTCAACAATATTCAACGCTTATTGGTTCATGTTTATACATATTACTTTCCTTCTCAAACAGTACGTCAACCTAAAAGCaggaatataaatatttatgcCCAGAAATGAATTGTTTGTGGATCATAACAGGGACTACAGTGCTTTGTGAATCTTTGTAGAATATATATGAGATATTATCAAATATGTGACACAAGTACTGTTGACACAAACTCAACTAGAACTTCATTTTATTGACACAAGGGAAGACTTAAGGTTATCTATTAAGTATTGATTACTGTAGATTTTACCTTATTGACATTTGTCACAAGGGAATACTTAGGCCTGCTGGCCTGATGATGATTTGAGATTCCTAAGAATTTTAATCATATACAactatatattagtttttttcagcccacaaaaaaataaaaatgcaaatattaatggttttaatccattaatttaaattatcctggattttatttccttttttttttttgggtcaatcaCTCATTTTTCTCTGTTGGGACTTGGGAATGGGAGTTCAAATAAAAGTGGGATGATTGTCGATTCTTTGGTATAGGCCACAATGGGCTCAACGTGGGCTAATCCATGCAAAAATTGTATGATATCAAGCCcgtttgatttctttttaagggaaaaaaatgcttcaaaaaaaaaaaaaaaaaaaaaaaaccgaccTTATGCTTACAAGTAATTTCAGTAAAGCGTGTCTACAAGAAgcacatcaattttttttaataaaaatacaaatgctTTCAATTTCAGAATCTAAGTGagagtgagaaaaaaaaaagagaatatgATCTATGCTATATtagataaaaaaatgaaaaggtcAATGGGTGCGTTTATTAAGTGGATATCACGAGAAAGATTTAGGGTTTAGAGTCGTTGCATGAATTAAAAATGTAGAAGTTTCCACTTTTTTTGCTCAACACATGGACGAGTTTCTTTCTGAATTTACTTAGTAACCTACAAAAAGGGAGTTGTGAATAAATTTAGCTGAAAAAACTATGAACTAAAgagggtggtggtggttgtgggCTGTGTATCTTTAATACTCAACTGATCTGACTCTCTTTTCAGCATTCAATTAGCTACCCCTGCTTAATTAAACTTGTGCAAGAAACTAATTCATATATTACGACCAGAAACAGAGAAAAAAACGAAACAAAAGAATGGCATCTGTGATTGTACCACCGGTGCCACCTTCGCCCCGTGATGATGCTCTCCACCTTTACCGTGCCTTCAAAGGTGTGATCGCTTCTCTTATTTtttaaaccctaattttgttttctttccctttttcttttctatgcatgcatgcatgtttatgCGCATGTAGGTATTCTTGTTCTTGAATTTGTGCATAGAACCTGTTTTGATTgctaaattgacgagaattaaTAAATCCTTATTGAACTGGTTTATGTGAGGGATCGAtcaagttttattttctttttgctacATTGGCGGGTTTCGAACTCTAGATCTAGCGTACTCCTACGTCATACCCATCACTCTACTCCCAGCCTCACCACTGGGCTAACCTTAGTTGGCTTTCGATCGAGTTTCATTTCAGCATAGCTAGAAAcatgatcatttttttaattactgttATTTAATTCCTTTTGTTTCAAGGATTTGGGTGCGATACAGCAGCAGTAATCAACATTCTAGCGCACAGGAATGGAATGCAGCGCGCTGCCATCGAAAAGGAATACAAGGCCACCTACTCTGAAGACCTAAACAAGCGTTTGTCCTCAGAGCTTAGTGGACATCTCAAGGTATAATTACAATGATTAATTTGGACGTAACCATGAATTAagaattattaattttaaataatttctttaaGTTATGAATATTTGATCTGCAGAAAGCAGTTTTAATGTGGATGCCGGATCTGGCAATGCGGGATGCCAACGTAGTACACCATGCTTTGGAGGGAGATGTTGATCTTAAAGGTGCCACTGAAGTGATTTGTTCTCGTACTCCCTCCCAGATGCGACAATTCAAACAAATTTATTTCTCAAGCTTTGGTGTTGATCTTGAAACTGACCTTGCTAAGAAAATATCCTCCGGAGATCACAGAAAGGTCCACATTATTGGACATAATTAAATACATTTCACAAGTAAATTATCAGTGTGACAGACTGACCGTTACGATACAGATAATAAACATGCATTTTTGTGATGTGCAGTTGCTGGTAGACTGACCGTTACGATACAGATAATAAACATGCATTTTTGTGATGTGCAGTTGCTGGTAGCATATGTTAAGGTACCGCGGTACGAAGGTCCTGAATATGATCAAGGGATAGTAAAGACGGATGCTGAAGCGCTGTATAAGGCCGGAGAGAAGAAATTGGGAACTGATGAGAAGGTTTTCATACAAATATTTAGTGAAAGAAGCAGGGCACATTTGGTTGCTATTTGCTCTGCTTACCAAAGTATGTATGGTCATTCATTGGAAAAGGTACCTCCTCAAATTAATCTGatttataaattaatcataataaaGCACCTggctaattaaaatttaaactaacTATTTAATTACTTGTCACACAGGcagtaaaaaaggaaacatcTGGGTCCTTTTCTCATGCACTTCTGACTATTTTGCGATGTGCTGACCATCCTGGCAAGTATTTCGCAAGGGTACTTACCATATATCTTACTACATTTCTAAAACGTTCATTAGTTAATTAactacataatcttgattattaaGTGAAAGCTTCAAGTTTGATGCAGGTTTTGCGGAAAGCAATGAAGGGTTTGGGAACAGATGATCCCACACTGATAAGGGTAATTGTGACACGGGCCGAGTTTGATATGCAGTACATAAAGTCAGAATATCGGAACAAATATGGAAAATCATTGCATGATGCAGTTCATTCAGATACCTCCGGAAATTACAGgacctttcttctttctctgttAGGCAACAATCCTTAGACAATTTACCTACTCTGCCACTTGCCAAAGGAGCAAGTCATTGGTCTTTATGCCTGCAGGGTTGGCTGGTTTTACCTGAATGAAACTTGAATGCATAGAGCTCCAAAATATTCTGAAATTTGCTTCTTGTTTAGTGTAGGTTCAAGGTAAAGATATGTAGGGGTGAATATCTCCTCTTAttatctgaagaaaaaaaaaactacattgGAGTGACAATTTTGGACGCCACAAACTATGTGACTTGAAATTCATACATGAATATGACACGATGTTTACGCAATTAACACAATTAACAATGTTACACTACTACTATATCAGTGTTAATGTTTTATATGTTGATCAACTCGTAAGTTGACATTGCATACATAAAATGGTAAACCCAAATAAAACACACATGCCACATTATATTGTAAAGCCATTAACAGTGATAATcatttaggttcaaatttggcAATATATATCCTGAgcaattaattatattataaaaacATGCTCAAGCAAATTGCAATCGTCTCTGCTTATATCCATCGCTTGTGTGGGCAAGTCATTATATATAATGTTcccaaatttgaacctaaacGATTATCAACCATTTGCTTCCTCAAATAGTTGAGTTCCTCGAAAACTGGCATGCCACATTATGTTTGTTATGGATCTAATTAAAACATGTATTTAAAGCTGAATACCATCTTTAAATACAACCACATCAGACAGCTAGATATCCGACAAAATTTTCTTACCCTAATATTTTTTCTTCATTAATCTATACCTTCCTGCTCTTAATCTCCCTTCCCCTTTAAAACTTTATCGTGCTAATTGCATCCTAATTAACCCCCGTCTCCCAGAAAAGCCATGGTTAGCAGCTCAGCCATGGCAAAACCCCCATTTGCTTCACGCCTTCATCTGGTGTTGGTGTTCTGCATTGCTATTATTTCTTCTCTAGCTGTTTCCACTTCTTTTGCAGAGCTTCAGAGATTGGAACACGCAACAAAAAGAGATGATGGGTCGCTTAGCTTTTTGGTGGTTGGAGATTGGGGCAGAAGAGGGTTATATAACCAATCCAAAGTTGCTCTACAGATGGGAAGGATTGGAGAGCAATTAGATATAGATTTTGTCGTATCCACTGGGGATAATTTTTACGGCGATGGATTGAAAAATGTAAATGATCCAGCATTTTTAGAGTcctttaaaaatatttacacagCTAAGAGCTTGCAAAAACAGTGGTATAGTGGTAAGTCATCACCAAAATtaatagtaaaaataaaatatatctctccctttctctctaatTTTCTCATATGTTGAAAGATTAAATATTTGCGTGCAGTTTTAGGAAATCATGATTATAGGGGTAATACTGAGGCACAATTAAGCCCTGCCCTCCGAAAGATCGATAGTCGATGGTTTTGCCAGAGATCCTTTATTGTTAATGCAGGTTAATCAATTAACACCACATAAACCATCTTACtatatatgtttttaattactttttggtatttatgtatttttttccgTATAAATTTTGTAGGAATTGCGGAATTATTTTTTGTGGACTCCACTCCATTTGTGAACAAATACTTGGTCGACAAAGACCACAATTATGATTGGCGAGGCGTGTCTCCGCGGGCAACTTACCTCGCTGACCTTCTACAGGTAACTACTattgaaaaaatatatgtatgttgTGCTACTACATAGATTTTTAATTTACTGGTCATATTGTGAAACTCAAGAAGCTTGAcgaagattaaattttggtgacCATATATGTTGTGCTGTAATAAGGATTTGAAACAAGCATTGAATAAATCAAGTGCAAAGTGGAAGATAGTGGTTGGTCACCATGCAATCAGAAGTGCTGGGCATCATGGCGACACTCCGGAGCTCATAAGTCTCCTTTTACCAATGCTTAAGGTAATTAATTTGTTCATCATAATATTATATCTAGTAAaacaggaagaagaaaaaaacttctagataataatttgtatttctCCATGGTTAGTTAGAATTAATAGTCTGATTTTGGTGGTGATGATTTCAGGTTTATAATGTTGATATGTACATGAATGGACACGATCATTGTTTGGAGCACATTACTAGCCTTGATAAGTAATTAAAACG from Pyrus communis chromosome 4, drPyrComm1.1, whole genome shotgun sequence harbors:
- the LOC137730655 gene encoding type IV inositol polyphosphate 5-phosphatase 9-like, coding for MARKQGGVMWPRLVANKILRKQMGSNNFVADFPSNDVSEGLVLETPSDDQPSSNPTSTVFNQQKDTSTHKYKVFVSTWNIGGVEPQEDMNMEDLIDTSCDIYVFGFQEIVPLKASNVLGSENSKICMKWNSLIREALNKNRRNNIKDPHFYCIISKQMVGILVSVWIRSNLCPFIRNPSVSCVGCGIMGCLGNKGSVSVRFRLHETSFCFVSTHLASGSREGDEKLRNSNISDILSRTSFPRGPLLDLPRKILDYDRVIFLGDLNYRISLPEATTRSLVEMREWNTLLKHDQLMMELKEGQVLEGWNEGAVEFAPTYKYCPNSDVYYGCSPGKKVEKKRAPAWCDRIIWRGEGLKQHVYNRGESKLSDHRPVNAIFTAEVRLSRTLRGYHSFFLSDRFERISSQFQISSTDNFLCKGRSTSLKL
- the LOC137730630 gene encoding annexin D5, with the translated sequence MASVIVPPVPPSPRDDALHLYRAFKGFGCDTAAVINILAHRNGMQRAAIEKEYKATYSEDLNKRLSSELSGHLKKAVLMWMPDLAMRDANVVHHALEGDVDLKGATEVICSRTPSQMRQFKQIYFSSFGVDLETDLAKKISSGDHRKLLVAYVKVPRYEGPEYDQGIVKTDAEALYKAGEKKLGTDEKVFIQIFSERSRAHLVAICSAYQSMYGHSLEKAVKKETSGSFSHALLTILRCADHPGKYFARVLRKAMKGLGTDDPTLIRVIVTRAEFDMQYIKSEYRNKYGKSLHDAVHSDTSGNYRTFLLSLLGNNP
- the LOC137732275 gene encoding purple acid phosphatase 17-like; the protein is MVSSSAMAKPPFASRLHLVLVFCIAIISSLAVSTSFAELQRLEHATKRDDGSLSFLVVGDWGRRGLYNQSKVALQMGRIGEQLDIDFVVSTGDNFYGDGLKNVNDPAFLESFKNIYTAKSLQKQWYSVLGNHDYRGNTEAQLSPALRKIDSRWFCQRSFIVNAGIAELFFVDSTPFVNKYLVDKDHNYDWRGVSPRATYLADLLQDLKQALNKSSAKWKIVVGHHAIRSAGHHGDTPELISLLLPMLKVYNVDMYMNGHDHCLEHITSLDNPIQYLTSGAGSKAWRGDIKRYNNRAMKFYYDGQGFMSVKLAGSDAEIAFYDVSGRVLYTWKASKQLHSTM